From the Amycolatopsis thermoflava N1165 genome, one window contains:
- a CDS encoding BldC family transcriptional regulator — protein sequence MTASTGGRLLTPGEVAALFRVDPKTVTRWATAGRIGSIRTPGGHRRFRESEVNALLAELTTDASEPARI from the coding sequence ATGACCGCTAGCACGGGAGGGCGCCTGCTGACGCCCGGCGAAGTCGCCGCGTTGTTCCGGGTGGACCCGAAGACCGTGACCCGGTGGGCGACCGCGGGCCGCATCGGCTCGATCCGCACCCCGGGTGGGCACCGGCGGTTCCGGGAGTCCGAGGTCAACGCCCTGCTGGCCGAGCTCACCACGGACGCGAGCGAGCCCGCGCGTATCTGA
- a CDS encoding Lrp/AsnC family transcriptional regulator: MDALDRKIIAALRLNGRATYAELGRTVGLSASSVHERVGKLEAAGVITGYHATVNPSTVGLGVTALVGIQPTDTAEDNDVAEELGALPEVESCYAVAGDEAFVVKVRVPTVDDLEHTLGRLRRIAGVARTRTTVVLSTRFEGRPNNTVLEDPPPTGA, encoded by the coding sequence GTGGATGCCCTGGACCGCAAGATCATCGCCGCGCTGCGCCTGAACGGCCGTGCCACGTACGCGGAGCTGGGCAGAACCGTGGGGCTGTCCGCGTCGTCCGTGCACGAGCGCGTCGGCAAGCTGGAGGCGGCCGGGGTGATCACCGGGTACCACGCGACCGTGAACCCGAGCACGGTCGGTCTCGGGGTGACGGCGCTGGTCGGCATCCAGCCGACCGACACGGCCGAGGACAACGACGTGGCCGAGGAGCTGGGCGCGCTGCCCGAGGTCGAGAGCTGCTACGCGGTCGCCGGGGACGAGGCGTTCGTGGTGAAGGTGCGGGTGCCGACGGTCGACGACCTGGAGCACACGCTGGGCCGGTTGCGCCGGATCGCCGGGGTGGCGCGCACGCGGACCACGGTGGTGCTGTCCACGCGGTTCGAGGGCAGGCCGAACAACACGGTGCTGGAAGACCCGCCGCCGACCGGCGCGTAG
- a CDS encoding PLP-dependent cysteine synthase family protein, protein MPPTNRAWVREAIRLIEADANRSADTHLHCFPLPPEWGVDLYLKDESVHPTGSLKHRLARSLLLYALVNGQIGPETTLIEASSGSTAVSEAYFARMLGLDFVTVVPRRTSQEKIELIEFYGGRCHFVDVPSAMYSEAERLAAECGGHYLDQFTYAERATDWRGNNNIAESVFAQMRAERHPVPSWIVVGAGTGGTSATFGRYVRYRRHTTKIAVADPENSSFYGAWQTGAMDYTTGMPSRIEGIGRPRVEPSFVPTVIDHMIQVPDAASMAAIRLLRERTGHWAGGSTGTALYAAFEIIAGMLEAGQVGSVVTLICDGGERYAHTYYNDSWIAEQGFDLTPHTQRMERFLATGKWTT, encoded by the coding sequence ATGCCGCCGACGAATAGGGCGTGGGTGCGCGAGGCGATCCGCCTCATCGAGGCCGACGCCAACCGCAGCGCCGACACCCACCTGCACTGCTTCCCGCTGCCGCCCGAGTGGGGCGTGGACCTCTACCTGAAGGACGAGTCGGTGCACCCGACCGGCTCGCTCAAGCACCGGCTGGCCCGGTCCCTGTTGCTCTATGCGCTGGTCAACGGGCAGATCGGCCCGGAAACGACGTTGATCGAGGCGTCCAGCGGCTCGACCGCGGTGAGCGAGGCGTACTTCGCGCGGATGCTCGGGCTGGACTTCGTGACGGTGGTGCCGCGGAGGACCAGCCAGGAGAAGATCGAGCTGATCGAGTTCTACGGCGGCCGGTGCCACTTCGTGGACGTGCCGTCCGCGATGTACAGCGAGGCCGAGCGGCTGGCCGCCGAGTGCGGCGGGCATTATCTCGATCAGTTCACCTACGCCGAGCGGGCGACGGACTGGCGCGGCAACAACAACATCGCGGAGTCGGTGTTCGCCCAGATGCGCGCCGAACGGCATCCGGTGCCGTCGTGGATCGTGGTGGGCGCGGGCACCGGCGGGACGAGCGCGACGTTCGGCCGGTACGTGCGCTACCGGCGGCACACCACGAAGATCGCGGTGGCCGACCCGGAGAACTCGTCGTTCTACGGCGCGTGGCAGACCGGCGCGATGGACTACACCACGGGCATGCCGTCACGGATCGAAGGCATCGGACGGCCGCGGGTGGAGCCGTCGTTCGTGCCGACGGTCATCGACCACATGATCCAGGTCCCGGACGCCGCGTCCATGGCGGCGATCAGGTTGCTGCGGGAGCGCACCGGCCACTGGGCGGGCGGCTCGACGGGCACCGCGCTGTACGCTGCGTTCGAGATCATCGCGGGCATGCTCGAAGCGGGCCAGGTGGGCAGCGTGGTAACCCTCATCTGCGACGGCGGCGAACGCTACGCCCACACCTACTACAACGACAGCTGGATCGCCGAACAAGGCTTCGACCTAACCCCACACACCCAACGCATGGAACGTTTCCTAGCCACCGGCAAGTGGACGACCTAA
- a CDS encoding DUF4229 domain-containing protein — MSETRTHLGRDLTLYLLARFGLIVVVAAVLVLVKVPLLVAVAVGVVVGLPVGLLVFRKLNARVTAGLAARNEHRARERAKLRAQLRGEDAADE; from the coding sequence GTGAGCGAGACCCGTACTCATCTGGGCCGTGACCTGACGCTTTACCTGCTCGCGCGGTTCGGGCTGATCGTCGTCGTGGCGGCCGTGCTCGTCCTGGTGAAGGTGCCGCTGCTGGTGGCCGTCGCCGTCGGTGTGGTGGTCGGCCTGCCGGTCGGGTTGCTCGTGTTCCGCAAGCTGAACGCGCGGGTGACCGCCGGCCTCGCGGCGCGCAACGAGCACCGGGCGCGGGAGCGGGCGAAGCTGCGGGCCCAGTTGCGGGGCGAGGATGCCGCCGACGAATAG